From Amycolatopsis sp. cg9, one genomic window encodes:
- a CDS encoding ABC transporter substrate-binding protein gives MHNRRKFLALAGAGALTAACGSNTGRQGDPPPSTAYSAGPPPSDAPKVTLQQWYHAYGEDGVQEAVKRYAASYPGATVNVQWNPGDYDSKIVTALQNSKVPDVFEAQVKIDWVRQNQVVSLDDVIAPVKGDFSPAVLAAQTVEGKVYGIPQATDTQVLFYRKSLLQAAGVQPPQTVDELIDAAAKLTKDGIKGLFAGNDGGVGVLTGPLLWSAGLDYLKNGNREVGFDDPRAATALGKLHTLNTNGSLLLGAPADWSDPGAFVDGLAAMQWTGLWNVPKIRSAFDDDFGVLPFPKLDGSGAPSVPVGAYGAMVNAKSEHVAEAKAFVKWLWIDQTQNQLEFATKFGFHVPARQSLIDRADNLKNGPAADAARFVKENSHLVGGPVWTQQANTALSDAAAKIAKEGADPAAQVKTAVEVAKAELKRLFG, from the coding sequence ATGCATAACAGGCGCAAGTTCTTGGCGTTGGCGGGTGCGGGCGCGCTGACCGCGGCGTGCGGGTCGAACACCGGGCGGCAGGGTGACCCGCCGCCCTCGACGGCGTACTCGGCGGGGCCGCCGCCGTCGGACGCCCCGAAGGTCACGCTCCAGCAGTGGTACCACGCCTACGGCGAGGACGGCGTCCAGGAAGCCGTGAAGCGGTACGCCGCGAGCTACCCCGGCGCGACCGTGAACGTGCAGTGGAACCCCGGCGACTACGACTCCAAGATCGTCACCGCGCTGCAGAACAGCAAGGTGCCGGACGTCTTCGAGGCGCAGGTCAAGATCGACTGGGTGCGGCAGAACCAGGTGGTCTCGCTCGACGACGTCATCGCGCCGGTGAAGGGCGACTTCAGCCCGGCCGTGCTGGCCGCGCAGACCGTCGAGGGCAAGGTCTACGGCATCCCGCAGGCCACCGACACGCAGGTGCTCTTCTACCGCAAGAGCCTGCTGCAGGCCGCCGGCGTGCAGCCGCCGCAGACGGTCGACGAGCTGATCGACGCGGCGGCGAAGCTGACGAAGGATGGCATCAAGGGCCTCTTCGCCGGCAACGACGGCGGCGTCGGCGTGCTCACCGGCCCGCTGCTGTGGTCGGCGGGCCTCGACTACCTCAAGAACGGCAACCGCGAGGTCGGCTTCGACGACCCGCGCGCGGCGACCGCGCTGGGCAAGCTGCACACGCTCAACACCAACGGTTCCCTGCTGCTCGGCGCGCCGGCCGACTGGTCGGACCCCGGCGCGTTCGTCGACGGGCTCGCCGCGATGCAGTGGACCGGGCTGTGGAACGTGCCGAAGATCCGCTCGGCGTTCGACGACGACTTCGGCGTGCTCCCGTTCCCCAAGCTGGACGGCAGCGGGGCGCCGTCGGTGCCGGTCGGCGCGTACGGCGCGATGGTCAACGCCAAGAGCGAGCACGTCGCCGAGGCCAAGGCGTTCGTGAAGTGGCTGTGGATCGACCAGACGCAGAACCAGCTCGAATTCGCGACGAAGTTCGGCTTCCACGTGCCGGCCCGCCAAAGCCTGATCGACCGCGCGGACAACCTCAAGAACGGCCCGGCCGCCGACGCGGCCCGGTTCGTCAAGGAGAACAGCCACCTCGTCGGCGGTCCGGTGTGGACGCAGCAGGCGAACACGGCGCTGTCCGACGCGGCCGCGAAGATCGCCAAGGAGGGCGCGGACCCGGCGGCCCAGGTCAAGACGGCGGTCGAGGTGGCGAAGGCCGAGCTGAAGCGCCTGTTCGGATGA
- a CDS encoding TetR/AcrR family transcriptional regulator, translating into MSSRERVRAAAVKLFATKGFHGTGIRDLAQEAELSSASLYHYMGTKEDLLAEIMHTALNRLLDAAREATAGGGDPVHRLRTLVALHVLAHAVGPAETRVVDNEVDVLSPAAREPVVALRDAYERLWAAAIDEGVAAGVFHTEHPAVTRLALLEMCSGVARWYSPRGPLALDQLAEHYAELVSRALGCPSAPGATDFRRCREIVAKEWGVSV; encoded by the coding sequence GTGAGCAGCCGGGAGCGGGTGCGCGCGGCGGCGGTGAAGCTGTTCGCCACCAAGGGGTTCCACGGCACCGGCATCCGGGATCTGGCGCAGGAGGCGGAACTCTCGTCGGCGAGCCTGTACCACTACATGGGCACCAAGGAAGATCTCCTCGCGGAGATCATGCACACGGCGCTGAACCGCTTGCTGGACGCGGCCCGCGAAGCGACGGCGGGCGGCGGCGACCCGGTGCATCGATTGCGCACGCTGGTCGCGCTGCACGTGCTCGCGCACGCGGTCGGCCCGGCGGAAACCCGCGTGGTGGACAACGAAGTCGACGTCCTGTCGCCGGCCGCGCGCGAGCCGGTGGTGGCGTTGCGGGACGCGTACGAACGCCTGTGGGCGGCGGCGATCGACGAGGGCGTCGCGGCCGGGGTGTTCCACACCGAACACCCGGCCGTGACGCGGCTCGCACTGCTGGAGATGTGCAGCGGCGTCGCCCGCTGGTACTCCCCGCGCGGCCCGCTGGCGCTGGACCAGCTCGCGGAGCACTACGCGGAGCTGGTGTCGAGGGCGCTGGGCTGCCCGTCCGCGCCGGGTGCCACCGACTTCCGGCGGTGCCGGGAAATCGTCGCGAAAGAGTGGGGCGTGTCCGTTTAG
- a CDS encoding carbohydrate ABC transporter permease, which produces MRAFLRWAALIVAAVLFLLPFYLLLRNGLASRAEITAPEWTFFPSTVHWENFSKLFSSDDVPFAGSLLNSAIVAVLQTAGLLVLCSLAGYGLARIPYRHAKIVFYAVLATLMIPTSVTFVPSFVVVSSLGWLSDFRGLVIPGLFSAFSVFLFRQYFLDFPRELEEAGRVDGLTRWGVFWRIVVPNSKGFFAAIAVITVIGSWNAFLWPLIIAQSPDSWTVQVALSGLLTAQNPQLNLLFLAAAVSILPIVLLFAFLQRYLVRGVTESGLTG; this is translated from the coding sequence ATGAGGGCGTTCCTCCGCTGGGCCGCCTTGATCGTGGCGGCGGTCCTGTTCCTGCTGCCCTTCTACCTGTTGCTGCGCAACGGCTTGGCGTCCCGGGCCGAGATCACCGCTCCCGAGTGGACGTTCTTCCCGTCCACGGTGCACTGGGAGAACTTCTCGAAGCTGTTCTCCTCGGACGACGTCCCGTTCGCCGGGAGCCTGCTCAACTCGGCGATCGTGGCGGTGCTGCAGACGGCCGGCCTGCTGGTGCTCTGCTCCCTGGCCGGCTACGGCCTGGCGCGGATCCCGTACCGCCACGCCAAGATCGTGTTCTACGCGGTGCTGGCGACCCTGATGATCCCGACGTCGGTGACGTTCGTGCCGAGCTTCGTGGTGGTTTCGTCACTGGGCTGGCTGTCGGACTTCCGCGGCCTGGTGATCCCCGGGCTGTTCAGCGCGTTCAGCGTGTTCCTGTTCCGCCAGTACTTCCTGGACTTCCCGCGCGAGCTGGAGGAAGCCGGGCGGGTGGACGGGCTCACCCGCTGGGGCGTGTTCTGGCGGATCGTGGTGCCGAATTCGAAGGGGTTCTTCGCGGCGATCGCGGTCATCACGGTGATCGGCAGCTGGAACGCGTTCCTGTGGCCGCTGATCATCGCCCAGTCGCCGGATTCGTGGACGGTCCAGGTGGCGCTGTCGGGGTTGCTGACGGCGCAGAACCCGCAGCTGAACCTGCTGTTCCTGGCGGCGGCGGTGTCAATCCTGCCGATCGTGCTGCTGTTCGCGTTCCTGCAGCGGTACCTCGTGCGCGGCGTGACCGAGTCCGGCCTGACGGGCTGA
- a CDS encoding isochorismate synthase, which yields MSSPDPATPALDLAARYQRGDFLFTTAQRALLAQGTLRTVTETDPRRLASAIPGVLAETGAPLAVGVLPFDTGPDTKVPGHLVVPRTVHRAEGAPSLPREVLPAPTRVRAVPSPARHVAAVSAAVDALDARDLRKVVLARALDLEFAAPVPAERIVRNLAVGNPRHFTYAAELPGGRSLVGATPELLLRRTGRTVFSSPHAGSMPRSADPATDRANGEALRTSRKDQLEHAVVIDYLVEALRPFCRTLDVPAGPELVTTPAIWHLRTPITGELIDPEITALDLAAALHPTPAICGTPTDGARDLVQELEPFDRDYYAGAVGWVDATGDGEWAVAIRCAEIASTSMRLYAGGGIVAASDPQSELDETTAKFRTLLTAMGLADLTSV from the coding sequence GTGAGCTCACCTGACCCGGCGACCCCGGCACTCGACCTCGCCGCCCGCTACCAGCGTGGCGACTTCTTGTTCACGACGGCCCAGCGCGCACTCCTCGCGCAGGGCACCCTCCGGACCGTCACCGAGACGGACCCCCGCCGCCTCGCTTCGGCGATCCCCGGCGTGCTGGCCGAGACCGGCGCCCCCCTGGCCGTCGGCGTCCTCCCGTTCGACACCGGGCCCGACACGAAGGTGCCGGGCCACTTGGTCGTGCCCCGGACCGTCCACCGCGCCGAAGGTGCCCCCTCGCTGCCGCGTGAGGTCCTGCCGGCGCCCACGCGGGTGCGCGCGGTCCCGTCCCCCGCGCGGCACGTGGCCGCCGTCTCGGCGGCCGTCGACGCCCTGGACGCACGTGACCTGCGCAAAGTCGTCCTGGCACGCGCTCTCGACCTCGAGTTCGCGGCGCCGGTGCCCGCCGAACGCATCGTGCGCAACCTGGCGGTCGGCAACCCCCGCCACTTCACGTACGCGGCCGAGCTGCCCGGCGGCCGGTCCCTGGTCGGCGCCACCCCCGAGCTGCTGCTGCGCCGCACCGGCCGCACGGTGTTCTCGTCCCCGCACGCCGGCTCGATGCCGCGGTCGGCCGACCCGGCGACCGACCGCGCCAACGGCGAGGCGCTGCGGACGTCCCGCAAGGACCAGCTCGAACACGCGGTGGTCATCGACTACCTCGTCGAGGCGCTGCGGCCGTTCTGCCGCACGCTGGACGTCCCGGCGGGCCCGGAGCTGGTGACGACGCCGGCGATCTGGCACCTGCGCACCCCGATCACGGGCGAGCTGATCGACCCGGAGATCACGGCTCTCGACCTCGCGGCCGCCCTCCACCCGACCCCGGCGATCTGCGGCACCCCGACCGACGGCGCCCGCGACCTGGTCCAGGAACTGGAGCCCTTCGACCGCGACTACTACGCGGGCGCGGTCGGCTGGGTGGACGCCACCGGCGACGGCGAATGGGCGGTGGCGATCCGCTGCGCGGAAATCGCGTCGACCTCGATGCGGCTGTACGCGGGCGGCGGCATCGTGGCGGCTTCGGACCCGCAGTCGGAGCTGGACGAGACAACGGCGAAGTTCCGCACCCTCCTGACGGCGATGGGCCTGGCGGACCTCACCTCGGTCTGA
- a CDS encoding acyl-CoA dehydrogenase family protein, with the protein MDFSLSTEEREVRDWVRTFVQRELIPLEQEVLRRERAHQPGLTGEELKALQLKAKESGFWGVFTPEEYGGMGLSAVMAALLEAELGRTFVPFRFGGAADNILFHANEEQKQTYLLPTISGERKSCFAITEPGAGSDAKAIRTTARKDGTDWIINGEKTFITGGNEADFTMVFAITDPEKGANGGVTCFLVDREAGWKSEYIDTMGEWGPASLIFQDVRVPETQILGEEGRGFELAMQWIGQGRYLLPARAIGSCERLITMAIEHANTRETFGQKIAERQAIQWMIADSGVELEALRWLVLNAAWQVDQGVDSRHAQSMAKLYGGQKANEIVDRVLQIHGGMGYTRELPIERWYRELRLLRIYEGTDEIQRRTIARNLLKGHVKVGGVLG; encoded by the coding sequence ATGGATTTCTCTCTCAGCACCGAAGAACGTGAAGTGCGCGACTGGGTCCGCACGTTCGTCCAGCGGGAGCTGATCCCGCTGGAGCAGGAAGTCCTCCGCCGCGAGCGCGCGCACCAGCCCGGCCTGACCGGCGAGGAGCTGAAGGCCCTCCAGCTCAAGGCGAAGGAGTCCGGCTTCTGGGGCGTCTTCACGCCGGAGGAGTACGGCGGCATGGGCCTGTCCGCGGTGATGGCCGCGCTGCTGGAGGCCGAGCTCGGCCGCACCTTCGTGCCGTTCCGCTTCGGCGGCGCCGCGGACAACATCCTGTTCCACGCCAACGAAGAGCAGAAGCAGACCTACCTGCTGCCGACCATCTCGGGCGAGCGCAAGTCGTGCTTCGCGATCACCGAGCCGGGCGCCGGGTCGGACGCGAAAGCCATCCGGACCACCGCCCGCAAGGACGGCACCGACTGGATCATCAACGGCGAGAAGACCTTCATCACCGGCGGCAACGAAGCCGACTTCACCATGGTCTTCGCGATCACCGACCCGGAGAAGGGCGCGAACGGCGGCGTCACGTGCTTCCTCGTCGACCGCGAAGCCGGCTGGAAGTCCGAGTACATCGACACCATGGGCGAGTGGGGCCCGGCGTCGCTGATCTTCCAGGACGTCCGCGTGCCCGAGACGCAGATCCTCGGCGAAGAGGGCCGCGGCTTCGAACTCGCGATGCAGTGGATCGGGCAGGGCCGCTACCTCCTGCCGGCGCGCGCGATCGGTTCGTGCGAGCGGCTGATCACGATGGCGATCGAACACGCCAACACGCGGGAGACGTTCGGACAGAAGATCGCGGAACGCCAGGCCATCCAGTGGATGATCGCCGACTCCGGAGTGGAGCTCGAGGCGTTGCGCTGGCTCGTGCTCAACGCCGCCTGGCAGGTCGACCAGGGCGTCGACTCGCGGCACGCGCAGTCGATGGCGAAGCTGTACGGCGGCCAGAAGGCCAACGAAATCGTCGACCGCGTCCTGCAGATCCACGGCGGCATGGGCTACACGCGGGAGCTGCCGATCGAGCGGTGGTACCGCGAGCTGCGGCTGCTGCGCATCTACGAAGGCACCGACGAGATCCAGCGCCGCACCATCGCGCGCAACCTCCTCAAGGGGCACGTGAAGGTCGGCGGCGTCCTCGGCTGA
- a CDS encoding long-chain fatty acid--CoA ligase produces the protein MLSTMQDGQLSLATLLRHGTSVHSASEVITWTGSEARRESYGELGRNAARLANALRSLGVTGDQRVGTFMWNNAEHLAAYLAVPAMGAVLHTLNIRLFPEQLTFVANHAEDQVVIVDGTLVPLLAKQLPEFKTVRHVIVANGDAASLQAPDGVQVHAYAELLAAQPDTFDWPEVDERSAAAMCYTSGTTGDPKGVAYSHRSIWLHSMQVCMSDSMNLAQSDKALAIVPQFHAMAWGLPYAALMVGASLVMPDRFLQPAPLAALLAAEKPTFAGAVPTVWQGLLAHLEAHPQDISHLREVVVGGSAVPPSLMHAFQEKHKVSILHAWGMTETSPLGSVARPPASATGDEAWRYRYTQGRFPASVTARLIDDDGTVLPWDNEAVGELEVQGPWIAGSYYGGSQVDPDKFHDGWLRTGDVGKISADGYLTLTDRAKDVIKSGGEWISSVDLENQVMGHPAVAEAAVVGIPDEKWDERPLVAVVLKEGQTATPEELRDFLSDKVAKWQLPENWTFVDEVPKTSVGKFDKKRIRASYSEGKLDIAQL, from the coding sequence ATGTTGAGCACCATGCAGGACGGCCAGCTGTCGCTGGCGACCCTGCTCCGCCACGGCACGTCGGTGCACTCGGCGAGCGAAGTCATCACCTGGACCGGTTCAGAAGCCCGGCGCGAGAGCTACGGCGAGCTCGGCCGCAACGCCGCCCGCCTCGCGAACGCGCTCCGGAGCCTCGGCGTCACCGGCGACCAGCGCGTCGGCACGTTCATGTGGAACAACGCCGAGCACCTGGCGGCCTACCTGGCCGTCCCGGCGATGGGCGCCGTGCTGCACACCCTGAACATCCGGCTCTTCCCCGAGCAGCTGACGTTCGTCGCCAACCACGCCGAGGACCAGGTCGTCATCGTCGACGGCACGCTCGTCCCGCTGCTGGCCAAGCAGCTGCCCGAGTTCAAGACCGTCCGGCACGTCATCGTGGCCAACGGCGACGCGGCGTCGCTTCAAGCACCGGACGGCGTCCAGGTGCACGCCTACGCCGAGCTGCTGGCCGCCCAGCCGGACACCTTCGACTGGCCGGAAGTGGACGAGCGCTCCGCCGCCGCGATGTGCTACACCTCGGGCACGACGGGTGACCCCAAGGGCGTCGCCTATTCACACCGCTCGATCTGGCTGCACTCGATGCAGGTCTGCATGAGCGACAGCATGAACCTCGCGCAGAGCGACAAGGCGCTGGCCATCGTGCCGCAGTTCCACGCGATGGCGTGGGGCCTGCCGTACGCGGCGCTGATGGTCGGCGCGTCGCTGGTGATGCCGGACCGCTTCCTCCAGCCGGCCCCGCTCGCGGCGCTGCTCGCGGCCGAGAAGCCGACGTTCGCCGGCGCGGTCCCGACCGTCTGGCAGGGCCTGCTCGCCCACCTCGAAGCACACCCGCAGGACATCTCCCACCTGCGCGAAGTCGTCGTCGGCGGGTCGGCGGTGCCGCCGTCGCTGATGCACGCGTTCCAGGAGAAGCACAAGGTGTCGATCCTGCACGCGTGGGGCATGACCGAGACGTCGCCGCTGGGCAGCGTCGCCCGCCCGCCGGCGTCCGCGACCGGTGACGAGGCCTGGCGCTACCGCTACACGCAGGGCCGCTTCCCGGCGTCCGTCACCGCGCGGCTGATCGACGACGACGGCACGGTGCTGCCCTGGGACAACGAGGCCGTCGGCGAGCTCGAGGTCCAGGGCCCCTGGATCGCCGGCTCGTACTACGGCGGTTCGCAGGTCGACCCGGACAAGTTCCACGACGGCTGGCTGCGCACCGGTGACGTCGGCAAGATCAGCGCCGACGGCTACCTGACCCTGACCGACCGCGCCAAGGACGTCATCAAGTCCGGCGGCGAGTGGATCTCCTCGGTCGACCTGGAGAACCAGGTCATGGGCCACCCGGCGGTGGCCGAGGCCGCGGTCGTCGGCATCCCGGACGAGAAGTGGGACGAGCGGCCGCTGGTCGCCGTCGTGCTCAAGGAGGGGCAGACCGCCACACCGGAAGAGCTGCGCGACTTCCTGAGCGACAAGGTCGCGAAGTGGCAGCTGCCGGAGAACTGGACGTTCGTGGACGAAGTCCCCAAGACGAGCGTCGGCAAGTTCGACAAGAAGCGGATCCGCGCGTCCTACTCCGAGGGAAAGCTCGACATCGCCCAGCTCTAA
- a CDS encoding ATP-dependent acyl-CoA ligase has product MTPLAEIGTLDQLVRRAAELWPERTAWVFDHLDEAFTFAEVDRESSRIAAALAERGVGPGDRVAVMLRNVPAFPLTWLALAKIGAQLVPVNTNYQEFDGAHVLRHSGAKLVVAAEEFTGLLNRIGLTEVITPAALSRESAHLGPALSRESAGFTPVPELPVNIQYTSGTTGAPKGCVLPNRYWTTLAIGLATDFPAVGEADVLLTAQPFHYIDPQWNVALGLAGGATLVVLDRFHPSTFWAKVREHGVTWFYCLGLMPALLLRQEPSAADRDHRVRAICASAIPRELHAELEARWGVPWYEAFGMTETGGDIRMTAADHDETVGTGCIGRPSRDREVMIAGDDGKPLPRGETGQLLIRGIGLMHGYHEDPEATAKAFENGWFHTGDLARLDDAGRVHYVGRTKDMIRRSGENVSADEVERALLLHPAVRLAAVVAVPDELRGEEIKAYVVCDGERPDPAELAGFCAGKLAYFKVPRFWAFADELPMTPSERVAKGELRKVADPRAGSWDAKAGTWL; this is encoded by the coding sequence ATGACCCCGCTCGCCGAGATCGGGACCCTGGACCAGCTCGTCCGGCGCGCCGCCGAGCTGTGGCCGGAGCGCACGGCGTGGGTGTTCGACCACCTGGACGAGGCGTTCACGTTCGCCGAGGTCGACCGCGAAAGCTCGCGAATCGCCGCGGCGCTGGCCGAGCGCGGCGTCGGTCCCGGCGACCGGGTCGCGGTGATGCTGCGGAACGTGCCCGCGTTCCCGCTGACCTGGCTCGCGCTGGCCAAGATCGGCGCGCAGCTGGTGCCGGTCAACACGAACTACCAGGAGTTCGACGGTGCCCACGTCCTCCGCCATTCCGGCGCGAAACTCGTCGTCGCCGCCGAAGAGTTCACCGGCCTCCTCAACCGGATCGGCCTCACCGAGGTCATCACCCCGGCCGCACTTTCACGTGAAAGTGCCCACCTGGGGCCCGCACTTTCACGTGAAAGTGCGGGCTTCACGCCGGTGCCGGAACTGCCGGTCAACATCCAGTACACCTCGGGTACGACCGGCGCCCCCAAGGGCTGCGTCCTGCCGAACCGCTACTGGACGACGCTCGCGATCGGCCTGGCCACCGACTTCCCCGCCGTCGGCGAAGCGGACGTCCTCCTGACCGCGCAGCCGTTCCACTACATCGATCCACAGTGGAACGTCGCGCTCGGGCTGGCCGGTGGCGCCACGCTCGTCGTGCTGGACCGGTTCCACCCCAGCACGTTCTGGGCGAAGGTCCGCGAGCACGGCGTCACGTGGTTCTACTGCCTCGGCCTGATGCCGGCGCTGCTGCTGCGCCAGGAACCGTCGGCGGCCGACCGCGACCACCGCGTCCGCGCGATCTGCGCGTCGGCCATCCCGCGCGAGCTGCACGCCGAGCTGGAGGCGCGCTGGGGTGTCCCGTGGTACGAGGCGTTCGGGATGACCGAGACCGGCGGCGACATCCGGATGACCGCCGCCGACCACGACGAGACCGTCGGCACCGGCTGCATCGGGCGCCCGAGCCGCGACCGCGAGGTGATGATCGCCGGCGACGACGGGAAGCCGTTGCCGCGCGGGGAAACCGGGCAGCTGCTGATCCGCGGCATCGGGTTGATGCACGGCTACCACGAAGATCCCGAGGCGACGGCGAAGGCGTTCGAGAACGGCTGGTTCCACACCGGCGACCTCGCCCGGCTGGACGACGCCGGCCGCGTCCACTACGTGGGCCGCACCAAGGACATGATCCGCCGCAGCGGCGAAAACGTGTCCGCGGACGAGGTCGAGCGCGCCCTGCTGCTGCACCCGGCGGTGCGGCTGGCGGCGGTCGTCGCGGTGCCCGACGAACTGCGCGGCGAGGAGATCAAGGCGTACGTCGTGTGCGACGGCGAGCGGCCCGACCCGGCCGAGCTGGCCGGGTTCTGCGCGGGAAAGCTGGCCTACTTCAAGGTTCCGCGGTTCTGGGCGTTCGCCGACGAACTGCCGATGACGCCGTCGGAGCGCGTCGCCAAGGGCGAACTGCGGAAGGTGGCCGACCCGCGCGCCGGGTCGTGGGACGCGAAGGCGGGAACATGGCTGTGA
- a CDS encoding carbohydrate ABC transporter permease — protein sequence MKRRDTRAFWLFVGPFLLGLAIFAYLPIGWSAYLSFFDARNTVTPTDFVGLDNYGHMLTDEPFLSSLGTFSVFAVFIVPLTFVLSLALALGVNQLRFARAFFRSVFFLPFACSYVVASLIWKTSLFSGVRYGLANTVLSVFGVDPVAWTGTVHPPLYWIVLVTARLWLQLGFYMILFIAALQRIPQHLYEAAWLDGAKPGWQVFRYVTLPQLRSTAVAVLLLNLINAYQAFDEFYNIMGDSRGYPPFARPPLVYLYYTSLGSGGQDLGRGSAGAVILALIIALVTLVQGRVLRFGRTA from the coding sequence ATGAAGCGGCGCGACACGCGCGCGTTCTGGCTGTTCGTCGGGCCGTTCCTGCTGGGGCTGGCGATCTTCGCGTACCTGCCGATCGGCTGGAGCGCGTACCTTTCGTTCTTCGACGCGCGGAACACCGTGACCCCGACGGACTTCGTCGGGCTGGACAACTACGGGCACATGCTCACCGACGAGCCGTTCCTGTCGAGCCTGGGCACGTTCAGCGTGTTCGCGGTCTTCATCGTGCCGCTGACGTTCGTGCTGTCGCTGGCGCTCGCGCTCGGCGTCAACCAGCTGCGGTTCGCGCGCGCGTTCTTCCGTTCGGTGTTCTTCCTGCCGTTCGCGTGCTCGTACGTCGTGGCGTCGCTGATCTGGAAGACGTCGTTGTTCTCGGGTGTCCGATACGGACTGGCGAACACGGTGCTTTCGGTCTTCGGGGTGGACCCGGTGGCGTGGACCGGGACGGTGCACCCGCCGCTGTACTGGATCGTGCTGGTGACGGCCCGGTTGTGGCTGCAGCTGGGCTTCTACATGATCCTGTTCATCGCGGCGCTGCAACGGATCCCGCAGCACCTCTACGAAGCGGCGTGGCTCGACGGCGCGAAGCCGGGCTGGCAGGTCTTCCGGTACGTGACGCTCCCGCAGCTGCGCTCGACGGCGGTGGCGGTGCTGCTGCTGAACCTGATCAACGCCTACCAGGCGTTCGACGAGTTCTACAACATCATGGGCGACAGCCGCGGCTACCCGCCCTTCGCCCGGCCGCCCCTGGTCTACCTCTACTACACGTCGCTGGGCTCCGGCGGCCAGGACCTCGGCCGCGGCAGCGCGGGCGCGGTGATCCTGGCGCTGATCATCGCGCTCGTCACCCTGGTGCAGGGCCGGGTGCTGCGCTTCGGGAGGACGGCATGA
- a CDS encoding 4'-phosphopantetheinyl transferase superfamily protein produces MEIVVRWSSPLPAEERFLRLLDETEQDRFAAYRQDADKRRFLTGRVLAKTVAAERLGLAPETVKFDATCEDCGKPHGRPRVPGADLTLSISHSGDLIGLAATPSVPVGLDVETATRRADDGLIDYALSPAEAAHLTGLGPDEKAAAFFVYWTRKEAVMKATGKGLRIPLQSITFSRYDEPARLLSSGDPALDPARTRLADLKATDGYRAAIAVLTTEELSVTEEHWLP; encoded by the coding sequence ATGGAGATCGTGGTCCGCTGGTCGTCGCCGTTGCCCGCCGAAGAGCGCTTCCTGCGCCTGCTGGACGAGACCGAGCAAGACCGGTTCGCGGCGTACCGCCAGGACGCCGACAAGCGCCGCTTCCTGACCGGCCGCGTGCTGGCGAAGACGGTCGCGGCGGAGCGGCTGGGCCTGGCCCCCGAGACGGTGAAGTTCGACGCGACCTGCGAAGACTGCGGCAAACCCCACGGCCGCCCCCGGGTCCCGGGCGCGGACCTGACGCTGTCGATCTCGCACTCGGGCGACCTGATCGGCCTCGCGGCGACCCCGTCGGTCCCGGTCGGCCTGGACGTCGAGACGGCCACCCGCCGCGCCGACGACGGCCTGATCGACTACGCGCTGAGCCCGGCCGAGGCAGCCCACCTGACCGGCCTCGGCCCGGACGAGAAGGCGGCGGCGTTCTTCGTCTACTGGACCCGCAAGGAAGCGGTGATGAAGGCCACGGGCAAGGGCCTGCGCATCCCGCTGCAGAGCATCACGTTCTCCCGCTACGACGAGCCGGCCCGCCTGCTGTCGTCCGGCGACCCGGCCCTGGACCCGGCACGCACCCGCCTGGCGGACCTGAAGGCCACGGACGGCTACCGCGCGGCCATCGCGGTGCTGACCACCGAGGAGCTCTCGGTGACCGAGGAGCACTGGCTCCCCTAG
- the mihF gene encoding integration host factor, actinobacterial type, with translation MALPTLTPEQRAEALAKAAEARKARSELLASIKSGKESIEKVLKQAKENKTIGKTKVTQLLKAVPGLGAVKVAALLEQAGIDPDRRAAGLGERQREALIDALK, from the coding sequence TTGGCTCTGCCTACGTTGACTCCGGAGCAGCGCGCCGAGGCCCTGGCCAAGGCCGCCGAGGCTCGCAAGGCGCGTTCGGAGCTGCTCGCGTCGATCAAGTCCGGCAAGGAGAGCATCGAGAAGGTGCTCAAGCAGGCCAAGGAGAACAAGACCATCGGGAAGACGAAGGTCACCCAGCTGCTGAAGGCCGTCCCCGGCCTCGGCGCGGTGAAGGTCGCCGCCCTGCTCGAGCAGGCCGGCATCGACCCGGACCGGCGGGCCGCCGGCCTGGGCGAGCGCCAGCGCGAGGCGCTCATCGACGCGCTCAAGTAG